From a region of the Myxococcus fulvus genome:
- a CDS encoding DNA repair ATPase codes for MATEGGKGAAPTGEVALEGGSYEVIRTRLLAQAEALGTKAADLNARRKAFFGGTELAVTGNERVRTENNCVARDIVSVGKYLLFGYNVFIGLKKETSVADVFSLHRFEKTADGFDLSAVPHTEGGGFLADPRFIKDFSELYRYYKDAKLLQLRRKDARLLAVFKTGQSARDLKVFRFSLDTDGNATYIDNQGDKDHTFPPSHDFEWTVATRENYVLGTHPHVNVLDQVFVETVKGDLTVKVEDNTSSGLGIYSEPVEDANQSLDDARFAWAQVGTLILLRVLPFREKAQRYLVFNSRTQHVVRIDAIGQACIRLPEDQGIIFPGGYYLQTGDYKVFDGEATGEGMEFKKVIRSPNGEDVLYVFHQREAGRYLLFPYNLVRKEVQNPLVCNGYSLFGDGGLVVFRETSADPTRVHPMQVWQTPFVSDEHAAATPAAPGYLGKVGNAELVRGISDSLTLQRIAKTEKPSRRTYEDLVAAATRALDAYYWLGHAETGLQEPIETLRRTSELIIDEFEKVLALQKRATEALAEAEKAQAKLLARVRPELLTTAEEFMLVLAELRQQRGHLITLKDIRYMDLGRVDALEKAVVEASDSTSTACVEFLQKGEALQPLAARLDELLAKLEPVQTTVELQPLGEDIEKTAQGLTVLGEVVGGLQVGDPLARARILEGISELFGRLNRVRASLAAKRKELSGREKRAEFGAQFKLLGQAIENALAQADVPEKCDEGLSRLTVQLEELEGRFGEFDEFLGQITQKREELLEAFGARKQTLVDERQRRAQSIFGAAERILQGVQRRSKAFKSDDELNAYFATDAMILKLRQLSEQLMALQDSVRSDEVQSRLKSAKQDALRALRDKQDLFADGDNVIKLGTYRFNVNTQPLDLTLVPRDGALYLQLTGSDYAQKLEDPALLEQKDLWDQHLVSETREVYRAEYLAACILSDAEEGKGGLSLTGLHAAVMGGTLLEPVRAYAADRFDEGYERGVHDVDAAAVLEKLLALHQGAGLLRFAPAPRALAALYWAFDTEEAARALLHRRARSLARLRQTFSAAGGLHELGMALGEAVGAFLKAQGLSHSPAEARLAGGYLVEELAVERPRFTTSGEALVLRDAFLAQLERQGTRTAFEEDLRGLEKDLASRLDIARAWVQAWLAQRDGGPGDSGYFVLETAVLLLTERKLDREPAGALTAAEVTGLLGSHPRIQDRKLPLRLDEFLARLGEFRQLRVPRYQAYRALQRDLLERERRKLRLEELTPKVLSSFVRNRLIDEVYLPLIGANLAKQLGAAGEGKRTDRMGMLLLMSPPGYGKTTLMEYVASRLGLTFVKVNGPALGHSVKSLDPAEAPNATARQEVERINLSFEMGNNVMLYLDDIQHTDPELLQKFISLCDGQRRVEGVWNGRTRTYDLRGKKFCVVMAGNPYTETGERFRIPDMLANRADTYNLGDILDGKEHLFALSYLENALTSNTVTAPLATRDSADTHRLIRMAQGEEVPAGEMKHGYAAAELQEIVAIFQRMFRVQSVLLKVNMQYIASAAQDERFRTEPAFKLQGSYRNMSKLTEKLVSAMTDAELERLIDDHYQGESQTLTTAAEQNLLKLAEMRGRLTPEKAKRWEEIKQGFARVKRMGGKEDDPVARVTGQLSGIEEQLGAVRDAVSQAATQLAQGAANEEADPTAEALPYLEALRDAVLEVARVGREVKQAPPVVAAAAPAAAGPDLTPYLKHLAQLLKALTERAATPVQAPVVQAPAQDFGPYLDQLSRALAALADRPVNVSAQVPAEALQRTAVAGPSPAELSRQIELVEGVLLPLERASRRAVQGEGEGVKSLQVWQNVTEALELLRSMLRR; via the coding sequence ATGGCAACTGAAGGTGGCAAGGGCGCGGCGCCCACGGGCGAGGTCGCGCTAGAGGGGGGCAGCTACGAGGTCATCCGGACGCGACTGCTCGCGCAGGCGGAGGCGCTGGGCACCAAGGCGGCCGACCTCAACGCGCGGCGCAAGGCGTTCTTCGGTGGCACGGAGCTGGCCGTCACCGGCAACGAGCGCGTGCGCACCGAGAACAACTGCGTGGCGCGCGACATCGTCAGCGTCGGCAAGTACCTGCTCTTCGGCTACAACGTCTTCATCGGGCTGAAGAAGGAGACGTCCGTCGCGGACGTGTTCTCGCTGCACCGCTTCGAGAAGACGGCGGACGGCTTCGATTTGTCCGCGGTGCCGCACACGGAAGGTGGCGGCTTCCTGGCGGACCCGCGCTTCATCAAGGACTTCAGCGAGCTGTACCGCTACTACAAGGACGCGAAGCTCCTGCAGTTGCGGCGCAAGGACGCGCGCCTGTTGGCGGTGTTCAAGACGGGCCAGTCCGCCAGGGACTTGAAGGTCTTCCGCTTCAGCCTGGATACGGACGGCAACGCCACCTACATCGACAACCAGGGTGACAAGGACCACACCTTCCCGCCGTCGCACGACTTCGAGTGGACGGTGGCCACGCGCGAGAACTACGTGCTGGGCACCCACCCGCACGTCAACGTGCTGGACCAGGTCTTCGTGGAGACGGTGAAGGGGGACCTCACCGTGAAGGTGGAGGACAACACGTCCTCGGGCCTGGGCATCTACAGCGAGCCGGTGGAGGACGCGAACCAGTCGCTGGACGACGCGCGCTTCGCCTGGGCGCAGGTGGGCACGCTCATCCTGCTGCGCGTCTTGCCCTTCCGCGAGAAGGCCCAGCGCTACCTGGTGTTCAACTCGCGCACGCAGCACGTGGTGCGCATCGACGCCATCGGTCAGGCGTGCATCCGGCTGCCCGAGGACCAGGGCATCATCTTCCCCGGCGGCTACTACCTGCAGACGGGGGACTACAAGGTCTTCGACGGTGAGGCCACCGGCGAGGGCATGGAGTTCAAGAAGGTCATCCGCTCGCCCAATGGCGAGGACGTGCTCTACGTCTTCCACCAGCGCGAGGCGGGGCGCTACCTGCTCTTCCCGTACAACCTGGTGCGCAAGGAGGTTCAGAACCCGCTGGTGTGCAACGGGTACAGCCTCTTCGGGGACGGCGGGCTGGTGGTGTTCCGCGAGACGTCGGCGGACCCCACGCGCGTGCACCCGATGCAGGTGTGGCAGACGCCCTTCGTGTCGGACGAGCACGCGGCGGCGACGCCCGCGGCGCCCGGGTACCTGGGCAAGGTGGGCAACGCGGAGCTGGTGCGCGGCATCTCCGACTCGCTGACGCTCCAGCGCATCGCGAAGACGGAGAAGCCCAGCCGCCGCACCTACGAGGACCTGGTCGCCGCGGCCACGCGCGCGCTGGACGCGTACTACTGGCTGGGCCACGCGGAGACGGGCCTCCAGGAGCCCATCGAGACGCTGCGGCGCACCTCCGAGCTCATCATCGACGAGTTCGAGAAGGTGCTCGCCCTCCAGAAGCGCGCCACGGAGGCGCTGGCGGAGGCGGAGAAGGCCCAGGCGAAGCTGCTCGCGCGGGTGCGGCCGGAGCTGCTCACCACCGCCGAGGAGTTCATGCTGGTGCTGGCGGAGCTGCGCCAGCAGCGCGGGCACCTGATCACCCTCAAGGACATCCGCTACATGGACCTGGGGCGGGTGGACGCCCTGGAGAAGGCGGTGGTGGAGGCGTCCGACTCCACCAGCACCGCGTGCGTGGAGTTCCTCCAGAAGGGGGAGGCGCTCCAGCCGCTGGCCGCGCGCCTGGACGAGCTGCTCGCGAAGCTGGAGCCGGTGCAGACGACGGTGGAGCTGCAGCCGCTGGGCGAGGACATCGAGAAGACGGCCCAGGGTCTCACCGTGCTGGGCGAGGTGGTGGGCGGCCTCCAGGTGGGAGACCCGCTGGCGCGCGCCCGCATCCTGGAGGGCATCTCCGAGCTGTTCGGCCGGCTCAACCGCGTGCGCGCGAGCCTGGCCGCCAAGCGCAAGGAGCTGTCCGGCCGCGAGAAGCGCGCGGAGTTCGGCGCCCAGTTCAAGCTGCTCGGGCAGGCGATCGAGAACGCGCTGGCCCAGGCGGACGTGCCGGAGAAGTGCGACGAGGGCCTGTCGCGCCTCACCGTGCAGTTGGAGGAGCTGGAGGGCCGCTTCGGCGAGTTCGACGAGTTCCTCGGCCAGATTACGCAGAAGCGCGAGGAGCTGCTGGAGGCGTTCGGCGCGCGCAAGCAGACGCTGGTGGACGAGCGCCAGCGCCGCGCGCAGAGCATCTTCGGCGCCGCGGAGCGCATCCTCCAGGGCGTGCAGCGCCGCTCCAAGGCATTCAAGTCCGACGACGAGCTCAACGCGTACTTCGCCACCGACGCGATGATCCTCAAGCTGCGGCAGCTCTCCGAGCAGCTGATGGCGCTGCAGGACAGCGTGCGCTCGGACGAGGTGCAGTCGCGGCTGAAGTCCGCCAAGCAGGACGCGCTGCGCGCGCTGCGCGACAAGCAGGACCTGTTCGCGGACGGCGACAACGTCATCAAGCTGGGGACCTACCGCTTCAACGTCAACACCCAACCGTTGGATTTGACGCTGGTGCCGCGCGACGGCGCGCTGTACCTGCAGCTCACCGGCTCCGACTACGCGCAGAAGCTGGAGGACCCGGCGCTGCTCGAGCAGAAGGACCTCTGGGACCAGCACCTGGTCTCCGAGACGCGCGAGGTGTACCGCGCCGAGTACCTGGCCGCGTGCATCCTCTCCGACGCCGAGGAGGGCAAGGGCGGGCTGTCCCTGACGGGGCTGCACGCGGCGGTGATGGGCGGGACGCTGCTGGAGCCCGTGCGCGCTTACGCCGCGGACCGCTTCGACGAGGGCTACGAGCGCGGCGTGCACGACGTGGACGCGGCCGCCGTGCTGGAGAAGCTCCTGGCGCTGCACCAGGGCGCGGGCCTCTTGCGCTTCGCTCCGGCGCCTCGCGCTCTGGCGGCGCTGTACTGGGCCTTCGACACGGAGGAGGCGGCGCGGGCGCTCTTGCACCGTCGGGCGCGCAGCCTCGCGCGGTTGCGGCAGACGTTCTCCGCCGCGGGCGGCCTGCACGAGCTGGGCATGGCGCTGGGCGAGGCCGTGGGGGCGTTCCTGAAGGCGCAGGGGCTGTCGCACTCACCGGCGGAGGCGCGGCTGGCGGGCGGCTACCTGGTGGAGGAGCTGGCCGTGGAGCGGCCCCGCTTCACCACGAGCGGCGAGGCGCTGGTGCTCCGGGACGCGTTCCTGGCGCAGTTGGAGCGGCAGGGGACTCGCACGGCCTTCGAGGAGGACCTGCGCGGGCTGGAGAAGGACCTGGCGTCGCGGCTGGACATCGCGCGCGCGTGGGTGCAGGCGTGGCTCGCGCAGCGGGACGGTGGCCCCGGGGACTCCGGCTACTTCGTGCTGGAGACGGCGGTGTTGCTGCTCACCGAGCGCAAGCTGGACCGCGAGCCCGCGGGCGCGCTGACGGCGGCCGAGGTGACGGGCCTGTTGGGCAGCCACCCGCGCATCCAGGACCGCAAGCTGCCCTTGCGCCTGGATGAGTTCCTGGCGCGCCTGGGCGAGTTCCGGCAGCTCCGCGTGCCCCGGTATCAGGCCTACCGCGCGTTGCAGCGGGACCTGCTGGAGCGCGAGCGGCGCAAGCTGCGCCTGGAGGAGCTGACGCCGAAGGTGCTGTCGTCCTTCGTGCGCAACCGGCTCATCGACGAGGTGTACCTGCCGCTCATCGGCGCCAACCTGGCCAAGCAGCTCGGCGCGGCGGGCGAGGGCAAGCGCACGGACCGCATGGGCATGCTGCTGCTCATGTCGCCGCCGGGCTACGGCAAGACGACGCTGATGGAGTACGTGGCGAGCCGCCTGGGCCTCACCTTCGTCAAGGTGAACGGCCCCGCGCTGGGTCACTCGGTGAAGTCGTTGGACCCGGCGGAGGCGCCCAACGCCACCGCGCGGCAGGAGGTGGAGCGCATCAACCTGTCCTTCGAGATGGGCAACAACGTGATGCTCTACCTCGACGACATCCAGCACACGGACCCGGAGCTGCTCCAGAAGTTCATCTCCCTGTGCGACGGCCAGCGCCGCGTCGAGGGCGTCTGGAATGGCCGCACGCGCACCTACGATTTGCGCGGCAAGAAGTTCTGCGTCGTCATGGCCGGCAATCCCTACACGGAGACGGGTGAGCGCTTCCGCATCCCGGACATGCTCGCCAACCGCGCGGACACGTACAACCTGGGTGACATCCTGGACGGGAAGGAGCACCTGTTCGCGCTGAGCTACCTGGAGAACGCGCTGACCTCGAACACCGTGACGGCGCCGCTGGCCACGCGGGATTCGGCGGACACGCACCGGCTCATCCGCATGGCCCAGGGCGAGGAGGTGCCCGCGGGCGAGATGAAGCACGGCTACGCGGCGGCGGAGCTGCAAGAGATTGTGGCCATCTTCCAGCGGATGTTCCGGGTGCAGTCGGTGCTGTTGAAGGTGAACATGCAGTACATCGCCTCGGCGGCGCAGGACGAGCGCTTCCGCACCGAGCCGGCCTTCAAGCTCCAGGGCAGCTACCGCAACATGAGCAAGCTGACGGAGAAGCTCGTGTCCGCGATGACGGACGCGGAGCTGGAGCGGCTCATCGACGACCACTACCAGGGCGAGTCCCAGACGCTCACCACCGCCGCGGAGCAGAACCTCCTGAAGCTGGCGGAGATGCGCGGCCGGCTCACGCCGGAGAAGGCGAAGCGCTGGGAGGAGATCAAGCAGGGCTTCGCGCGCGTCAAGCGCATGGGGGGCAAGGAGGACGACCCCGTGGCCCGCGTCACCGGGCAGCTCAGCGGCATCGAGGAGCAGCTCGGCGCGGTGCGCGACGCCGTCTCGCAGGCGGCCACTCAGCTGGCCCAGGGCGCCGCGAATGAGGAGGCGGACCCCACGGCCGAGGCCCTGCCGTACCTGGAGGCCCTGCGCGACGCGGTGCTGGAGGTGGCGCGGGTGGGCCGCGAGGTGAAGCAGGCTCCGCCGGTCGTCGCGGCTGCCGCGCCCGCCGCCGCGGGCCCGGATTTGACGCCGTACCTCAAGCACCTGGCCCAACTGCTCAAGGCGCTGACGGAGCGCGCGGCCACGCCCGTGCAGGCCCCCGTCGTCCAGGCGCCCGCGCAGGACTTCGGGCCGTACCTGGACCAGCTGTCGCGAGCGCTCGCGGCGCTGGCGGACCGTCCGGTGAACGTGTCGGCCCAGGTGCCGGCGGAGGCGCTGCAGCGGACCGCGGTGGCCGGGCCCTCGCCCGCGGAGCTCAGCCGGCAGATCGAGCTGGTGGAGGGCGTGCTGCTGCCCCTGGAGCGGGCCTCCCGTCGCGCGGTGCAGGGCGAAGGGGAGGGCGTCAAGTCGCTCCAGGTCTGGCAGAACGTCACCGAGGCGCTGGAACTCTTGCGCTCGATGCTGCGGCGCTGA
- a CDS encoding heparan-alpha-glucosaminide N-acetyltransferase domain-containing protein, which yields MSPSPTFAVSQERVRAIDWLRGIAVLFMVQTHSLALLTPELRKSVWVGRLLKVDGLVAPAFIFSAGFALALVMVRSAAAGKLRERVPRNLRRACEVLLVASLVNWAWFPLLSEPKWLLRMDILQCVGVCLLLMLPVAALLASRPRVLAGLSLALAFTVFAVAPLGEQVTGPWATLTNKSSFAPFPLLPWLGFGWLGAFAGTLAGAWGRRALALALLALVTVGAVGAASGDFLFQLYPHHRFFVANPSNSAARFAWVCAVLLGLMWLEGRVAQTREPSRLRRFIEVFGTSSLSAYFFHEMLLFYRLGGVFSFQRFWGDQSDWPQYWLLTAVLIVATWMLCLAWDGLERLAKSALRAVTKRPRGELTSVGG from the coding sequence GTGAGCCCATCCCCCACCTTCGCCGTGTCCCAAGAGCGCGTGCGCGCCATCGACTGGCTGCGCGGCATCGCCGTGCTGTTCATGGTCCAGACGCACTCGCTGGCCCTGCTCACCCCGGAGCTGCGCAAGAGCGTCTGGGTGGGTCGCCTGCTCAAGGTGGACGGGCTGGTGGCCCCCGCCTTCATCTTCTCCGCGGGCTTCGCCCTGGCACTCGTCATGGTGCGCAGCGCCGCCGCCGGGAAGCTGCGCGAGCGCGTGCCGCGAAACCTCCGCCGCGCCTGCGAGGTGCTGCTGGTGGCCTCGCTCGTCAACTGGGCCTGGTTCCCCCTGCTGAGCGAGCCGAAGTGGCTGTTGCGCATGGACATCCTCCAGTGCGTGGGCGTGTGCCTGCTCCTGATGTTGCCGGTGGCCGCCCTGCTCGCCTCGCGTCCCCGCGTGCTGGCCGGGCTGAGCCTCGCGCTGGCATTCACCGTCTTCGCGGTGGCGCCGCTGGGCGAGCAGGTGACGGGGCCGTGGGCCACGCTGACGAACAAGTCCTCCTTCGCGCCGTTCCCCCTGCTGCCGTGGCTGGGCTTCGGGTGGCTGGGCGCGTTCGCGGGGACACTCGCGGGGGCATGGGGCCGGCGCGCGCTGGCCCTGGCGTTGCTCGCGCTGGTGACGGTGGGCGCCGTGGGCGCGGCGTCGGGCGATTTCCTCTTCCAGCTCTACCCGCACCACCGCTTCTTCGTGGCCAACCCGTCCAACTCGGCGGCGCGCTTCGCGTGGGTGTGCGCGGTGCTGCTCGGCTTGATGTGGCTGGAGGGGCGCGTGGCCCAGACGCGCGAGCCTTCGCGGCTGCGGCGCTTCATCGAGGTGTTCGGCACCTCGTCGCTCTCCGCGTACTTCTTCCACGAGATGTTGCTGTTCTACCGGCTGGGGGGCGTCTTCTCGTTCCAGCGCTTCTGGGGAGACCAGAGCGACTGGCCCCAGTACTGGCTACTCACCGCCGTGCTCATCGTCGCCACGTGGATGTTGTGCCTGGCGTGGGACGGACTGGAGCGCCTGGCGAAGAGTGCGCTCCGGGCCGTGACGAAGCGACCGCGCGGTGAGCTGACGTCAGTGGGAGGCTGA
- a CDS encoding VOC family protein: METLRPFRILGVQQIAIGAADKAPLRKLWVDLLGLTPHSTYRSERENVDEDIVTAGAGPFKVEVDLMQPINPEGKPRVHETPLNHVGLWVDDLPVAVAWLEKQGLRFAPGGIRKGAAGFDICFVHPKANEQFPYSGEGVLIELVQAPPEVISAFEKLASASH; this comes from the coding sequence ATGGAGACCTTGAGACCCTTCCGAATCCTGGGCGTCCAGCAGATCGCCATCGGCGCCGCCGACAAGGCGCCCCTGCGCAAGCTGTGGGTGGACCTGCTGGGCCTGACGCCTCACTCCACCTATCGCAGCGAGCGCGAGAACGTGGACGAGGACATCGTCACCGCCGGCGCGGGCCCCTTCAAGGTGGAGGTGGACCTGATGCAGCCCATCAACCCCGAGGGCAAGCCCCGGGTCCACGAGACGCCGCTCAACCACGTGGGCCTGTGGGTGGATGACCTGCCCGTCGCCGTGGCGTGGTTGGAGAAGCAGGGCCTGCGCTTCGCCCCCGGCGGCATCCGCAAGGGCGCCGCGGGCTTCGACATCTGCTTCGTGCACCCCAAGGCCAACGAGCAGTTCCCCTACAGCGGGGAGGGCGTGCTCATCGAGCTGGTGCAGGCCCCGCCGGAGGTCATCTCCGCCTTCGAGAAGCTGGCGTCAGCCTCCCACTGA
- a CDS encoding expansin EXLX1 family cellulose-binding protein — protein MRPSHLSSRVLLVPLAASLLACGGCGKDDPSGGGVPLGEEQKGIATFYDATGAGNCSYDASPDDLMVAAMNTPQYADSAACGQCVDIQGPSGSVRVRIVDRCPECEAGHLDLSRQAFAKIAEMKLGRVDITWKVVSCDVAGNLEYHFKNGSNPWWTAIQVRNHRQPITKLEWRRGDGAWKNVPREDYNYFVESGGMGEGAFSVRVTSSTGDQVEDTLPRVLDNDSVRGTKQFR, from the coding sequence ATGCGCCCATCCCACCTGTCCTCCCGAGTGCTGCTCGTTCCCCTCGCCGCCTCCCTCCTCGCCTGCGGCGGCTGCGGAAAAGATGACCCCTCCGGCGGAGGCGTGCCCCTGGGCGAGGAGCAGAAGGGCATCGCGACGTTCTACGACGCCACCGGCGCGGGCAATTGCAGCTACGACGCCAGCCCGGACGACCTGATGGTGGCGGCGATGAACACGCCCCAGTACGCCGACAGCGCCGCCTGTGGCCAGTGCGTGGACATCCAGGGCCCCAGCGGCTCGGTGCGCGTGCGCATCGTCGACCGCTGCCCCGAGTGCGAGGCAGGCCACCTGGACCTGAGCCGCCAGGCCTTCGCGAAGATCGCCGAGATGAAGCTGGGCCGCGTGGACATCACCTGGAAGGTGGTCTCCTGCGACGTCGCCGGCAACCTGGAGTACCACTTCAAGAACGGCAGCAACCCGTGGTGGACCGCCATCCAGGTCCGCAACCACCGGCAGCCGATCACCAAGCTGGAGTGGCGACGCGGCGACGGTGCGTGGAAGAACGTGCCGCGCGAGGACTACAACTACTTCGTCGAGTCGGGCGGCATGGGCGAGGGCGCGTTCAGCGTGCGCGTGACGTCGTCCACCGGAGACCAGGTGGAGGACACCCTCCCCCGCGTCCTGGACAACGACAGCGTGCGCGGCACCAAGCAGTTCCGCTGA
- a CDS encoding vWA domain-containing protein, producing the protein MSQTFLKRRLSQWGSALLVACTLPACMSSKPAAEGVSAAPQADYKPRVASRDDATHDGAKDERREKAPTGAVAQATTAQPKTPKAAPHAFADAEHDESAAVEGAPMEEPSAVMVAAPPPPSPATLAGAGGAPHPMELAKRAAPGPGKSMPSLPMRKPAQDKLAPADADTTHQGNTFENWKPNAFTETAKDSLSTFAADVDTASYTVARRYLQQGNLPPTSAVRVEEFVNYFKYRYAPPEKGAFTVHLEAAPSPFDAKRHFVRVGVQGKVVSRSQRKPAHLVFLIDTSGSMASQDKLPLAKEAIKIAVKNLNENDTVAIVTYAGSTRDVLSPTPATDVKRIHAALDGLESGGGTAMGSGMEMAYKHAVKKASGQVVSRVVVLTDGDANIGSVSPESMLESIRKYVAEGVTLTTVGFGMGNYRDDMMEKLADKGNGNSFYVDSYKEAKKVFETQLTGTLEVIAKDVKLQVEFNPAAVSRYRLVGYENRDVADKDFRDDKVDAGEIGAGHNVTALYEVELVKGATESLATVRVRAKAPNGTEASEQAFPLERSLLRDSLEAASPDFRFALAVAATADVLRGNPAAEGWSLATAQKLAEGAVGGDADRAEFVRLVTQARALSGASARGR; encoded by the coding sequence ATGTCCCAGACCTTCCTGAAGCGCCGTTTGAGCCAGTGGGGAAGTGCCCTGCTCGTCGCCTGCACCCTGCCGGCCTGCATGTCGTCCAAGCCCGCCGCGGAGGGTGTCTCCGCGGCCCCCCAGGCCGACTACAAGCCTCGGGTCGCGAGCCGGGATGACGCGACGCACGACGGCGCCAAGGATGAGCGCCGGGAGAAGGCCCCCACGGGCGCCGTGGCACAGGCGACGACGGCGCAGCCCAAGACCCCCAAGGCCGCCCCCCACGCGTTCGCCGATGCCGAGCACGATGAGTCCGCGGCGGTGGAAGGCGCGCCCATGGAGGAGCCGAGCGCCGTGATGGTGGCCGCGCCCCCTCCGCCGAGCCCCGCCACGCTGGCCGGCGCGGGCGGCGCGCCCCACCCCATGGAGCTCGCCAAGCGCGCGGCCCCTGGCCCCGGCAAGAGCATGCCCAGCCTCCCCATGCGCAAGCCCGCGCAGGACAAGCTGGCCCCGGCGGACGCGGACACCACGCACCAGGGCAACACGTTCGAGAACTGGAAGCCCAACGCCTTCACGGAGACGGCCAAGGATTCGCTGTCCACCTTCGCCGCGGACGTGGACACCGCGTCGTACACGGTGGCGCGCCGCTACCTGCAGCAGGGCAACCTGCCGCCGACCTCCGCGGTGCGCGTGGAGGAGTTCGTCAACTACTTCAAGTACCGCTACGCCCCGCCGGAGAAGGGCGCGTTCACGGTGCACCTGGAGGCGGCGCCCTCCCCGTTCGATGCGAAGCGCCACTTCGTGCGCGTGGGCGTGCAGGGCAAGGTCGTCTCGCGCTCGCAGCGCAAGCCCGCGCACCTGGTGTTCCTCATCGACACCAGCGGCTCCATGGCGTCGCAGGACAAGCTGCCGCTCGCCAAGGAGGCCATCAAGATCGCCGTGAAGAACCTCAACGAGAACGACACGGTGGCCATCGTCACCTACGCGGGCTCGACGCGGGACGTGCTGTCGCCCACGCCCGCCACGGACGTCAAGCGCATCCACGCGGCGCTGGACGGGCTGGAGTCCGGCGGCGGCACGGCGATGGGCTCCGGCATGGAGATGGCCTACAAGCACGCGGTGAAGAAGGCGTCCGGGCAGGTCGTCTCCCGCGTCGTGGTGCTCACCGACGGCGACGCCAACATCGGCAGCGTGTCGCCGGAGTCCATGCTGGAGAGCATCCGCAAGTACGTGGCCGAGGGCGTCACCCTCACCACGGTGGGCTTCGGCATGGGCAACTACCGTGACGACATGATGGAGAAGCTGGCGGACAAGGGGAACGGCAACAGCTTCTACGTGGACAGCTACAAGGAGGCCAAGAAGGTCTTCGAGACGCAGCTGACGGGCACGCTGGAGGTCATCGCCAAGGACGTGAAGCTGCAGGTGGAGTTCAACCCCGCCGCCGTGAGCCGCTACCGTCTGGTGGGCTACGAGAACCGCGACGTGGCGGACAAGGACTTCCGCGACGACAAGGTGGACGCGGGTGAGATTGGCGCGGGCCACAACGTGACGGCGCTGTACGAGGTGGAGCTGGTGAAGGGCGCCACGGAGTCGCTGGCCACGGTGCGCGTGCGCGCCAAGGCGCCCAATGGCACGGAGGCGTCCGAGCAGGCCTTCCCGCTGGAGCGCTCGCTGCTGCGCGACTCGCTGGAGGCGGCCTCGCCCGACTTCCGCTTCGCACTGGCCGTGGCCGCCACCGCCGACGTGCTGCGCGGCAACCCGGCCGCCGAGGGCTGGAGCCTGGCCACCGCGCAGAAGCTGGCCGAGGGCGCCGTGGGTGGTGACGCGGACCGCGCCGAGTTCGTCCGGCTGGTGACGCAGGCCCGCGCGCTGTCGGGTGCCTCGGCGCGCGGTCGCTGA